The following proteins are encoded in a genomic region of Candidatus Leptovillus gracilis:
- a CDS encoding DUF433 domain-containing protein: MARYALNLPQQLKQEAETWAQRQGVSLNQFILWATAEKVGALSQRLDDPQFPQITYRRGASGIPVPVLRGTGIRVQSVAIAHEQWQMSVADIAAEYELLVRQIEEALAFYAAHRPEIELHIAYEERLTAKQDS; this comes from the coding sequence ATGGCGAGATATGCTTTGAATTTACCCCAACAGCTAAAGCAAGAGGCGGAAACCTGGGCGCAGCGCCAGGGCGTCTCCCTGAACCAGTTTATCCTCTGGGCGACGGCCGAAAAAGTGGGCGCCCTCAGCCAACGGTTGGACGACCCGCAGTTCCCGCAAATCACCTACCGGCGCGGCGCGAGTGGCATCCCTGTGCCCGTCCTGAGAGGGACGGGCATCCGGGTGCAGAGCGTGGCCATCGCCCATGAGCAGTGGCAGATGAGCGTCGCCGACATCGCCGCCGAATATGAGCTTTTGGTCAGGCAGATAGAGGAGGCGTTGGCCTTCTATGCCGCCCACCGGCCGGAAATTGAGTTGCACATCGCTTACGAAGAACGGCTGACGGCCAAACAGGATAGCTGA